In Gracilibacillus salitolerans, the sequence CCTTCCGGAAAAATATCAAGATGGCTTTCAAGGTGTTCTTTTTTCCACGGTTCCATATTGGGAAAACATCGTTTTTGTAAGGTGAAAATTTGCTCGAAATCCTCACACTTAATATTACGAACAAAGATTTTCTTTTCAAAACTGGATAAATCAATTTCAGACATGCTACCCCACCCTTTCTGCTCTTTTTCAAAATATATCATATTTTTAACGATATTGCTTTTTTATTTTATTTGATAAGCGCAGAGCAACGGTGCAACAAGGGGTTAGTCGATGTTGCCAAGCATTCTGCAAACCTTCTTTCTCACCGGTTCTAGTCCTTGCATTAAACATCACCAGTGCTACATTCTGTTATTACAGAAAAAACTGTCATCCCTATATGAAGAGATGACAGTTTTTTACTTGTTATGTCCTTTACCTGGATTCTGTTTTTGCTTATCTTTCTTATTCGATTTCTTATTATGATTGACTTTTGATGTATTATTTTTATTATCCTGATTTTTATATTTATTGCTTGTCGCTTTTTGTTTTTTCTGAGTCTGCTTTTTTTTCTTTCCCTCTGTACTCAGCTTTTGACCATCATCGTCTTTCTTTTTTTTTGCCTCTTCGCTCACTTTTTGACCATGATTATCTTTCTTTCTGTCATTATTAGTTGTTTTTTGTTCTTTAGCACGCTCACTTGCATTAACTGGTAAAACAGTAGGATCGTTTTTCTCTTTTTTTGATTCGCCTTGATTGGTTTCCTCAATATCTTCTACATTCTCTTCCTGTTCTGTTTCATCGATTTCGATCTCTTCCTGAATAGCCTCTTCCTCTTGTTCTTGCTCATTATGATTATAAAAATTTTCGATTAGTTCTTTCTCCTCAGTATCTAAGGAAGGTTTAGGCGTATCGTTTTCAGATGATAGTTGTTTTACTTCTGATCCTACACTTGTCCCTAACGACTGTGCTGTTAACTCATTCATTGAGAGATGTTCTGTTTCAGCCTGAGTTCTAAGTTCTTTTGAAACTTCATAAATGGCTACTTGATATCCTAGCTGTTGATAATAACTACCTAATTCATCTTCAAAGTGATGGTCCTGCTGCTCTTCATCATAATAGCTTACCGCCATTAAAACCGGTCGATCCGCTACTGTTCCTGAGTCTAATGTAACTTTATCAAGAATTTCATCTGTCAACGATGTTATGGTATGATTTTTAACCTCTAAATTATCCATCAGTTGTTCAGCGTCATCATTCATCGGTTCAACGTTAAGTACTTGATATTGCTCATCAATGGTAATATTCAAGCTCGGATTAATGTCAATACTAACTACTGCATATGCTTTATCATCTGCTACCCATATGTATAATGGACTTAATAGCAGTAAACATGTTAATACCATAGGAACTATTTTCCATTTAAATATTCCTTTAAAACCCATAAAAAATGATTGCCAGACGGATTCTTTCAGTTGATAAAAGGTTTCCATACCAATTTCTTTTTCCTTCATTGGTATTGCTTTGTGGAACACACCATCTTTATCCATCACGATTGTATATCGCGATTTATGTTCCACAATTAGTCCTTTTTTCACAGATCTACCCCCTTAAGGTATTCTCTTAAATATAAATAATCACCTGTAAGGATAATAAATACCGCTAATATATACTTTCGATTTCGCTCTAACGTTTTTTTACTGACCGATACAACTTTCAGTAAATCTTTAATAGGAACTCTTTTTTTTCGAAGTACATATTCTTTTAAGTTCGGGTCATTTATTAATTGTTTTGCAGCATAAACTGCAGATTCTCGCGCGTCTTGGTGTTTTGGTGAAATTTCAGTAAGTTCTTTAAACGAAATTTTAAACTTCTTCAATTGTTCTGATAACTCGATAATTTCTTGTTTGCGATTCCAGGATTCTTCTTCCAATTGAAATATTTTTTTTGCTTCTGATATCTGTAAGGGACTTTCTTCCAATTCATCCTCTTCATGCATATTCAGAGCTGGATACATATATTGTCGCTGTTCTTTCCGGATATAATCAATCACTTTGCGTTTTATGATGACTTGTGCAAATGCAAGAAATGATGAGCCTTTCTCCCGAGAATACATCTCTATTGCTTCATTAAAAGCAATCATACCGACACTAAATTCATCATTTTGTTTTTGGATATATCTTTTACAGACTTCTGAAACACATTTAGCGATAAATGGTTGGTATGCTTTGATTATATCATTACGTAAATGCTCATCACCTCGCTGTATCAATTCAATTTGATCTTCTAATCTATATTCTCTATCGATCAACTGGCTTTCTATCATATTCGGCACCACCAGTCCTTTATAAATTCGTATTGTATTTATGTTTTTTTGGCTGTTATCAATAAAAATAAATATATTTCCACCAGTTTATTTTGTCACTTTATACAGAATAAAAGAAAATTTTGTTTCTATCTACCATGATTCAATTACAATTCATTAAGTTTTATTTTCAAAAAATAGACACATTTACTCACAGTAGTTAAATAATCACAGAAAATTAATCATATACAGTAGTTCTTTAGAACCTAAAAACAATAGCAATGTGATAAAAGTATAAATACCCTCTTTTAAAGGTAATAAACAAACTCTCAGTAAAAACAATACTGAGAGATTACATGTGTCATTGTTTATATATTTTTAGATATTCTATCGGAACGGCTAAGCCAACTCTGCCGTACATCTCATTTTTCTGAGTAGCAAAAACAACCGCAATGACTTCACCTTGCTCATCTATTACCGGACTACCGCTGTTCCCTCGATAAACAGGTGCATCTAACATGTAGACTGGTTTTTCCCATGAGGATAATTGTGTCTTTCCAATTAAGTCTCCTTCGTTGGCAATGCCATTAAAACGGAGTGGATTTCCTATGAACAGAACATTTTTTAGCTGTTCTGTGCCGTTTTGATCACTCACTTTTAGGTATGGAAGATTTTCTGCCTCTATTTCTAACACAGCAAGGTCAATCTCTGGATAGGTTTCCACAACCTCACCACTGTACAGACCTTCTTCTCGAAAAGCAACAGTGATCCTTGGTTGATCCTCAATGACATGATAATTGGTGATGATCAAACCATCTTCTGATATAGCAAAGCCGGTTCCTTTATTGTCCTCACCTTCAATAACGACAACTGCTTCACGATACTGTCCGACTGTATCATCCTGCATTAAACGCGCTGAAGTTTGAATGAATTCGATAGCTGGAATCGAAAAGGTTTGCGGAAGAATGGTGATCACTTGAATAAACATCGCTATAGCAATCAGCCATATTCCCCATTTTGGGATAAGTGGCTTCTTTTTCTGATTTGCTTCTCTTTTCTCTTTTTCTTTTAGTTTTTGACGTTCGTCTTCAACTAGCTCATACATTTCTTCCGGATCTATTTCTTCATATAAATCTTCATCTATAATATCCCATTCTTTGTCGTCCGAATGTTTCATATTACACCTCATCAAAAACAATCTGTTATTTGTATTATATCATTTTATTTGAAGGAATTACTATCTTGTTTTATATTATATAGAAAGGGAAGGAGTGCTAAGATGTTATTAGATGAAATTCTTGACTATAATAAAAAATTTGTTGAAGAAAAAGGCTATGAGGTATATGAAACAGACAAATTCCCAAACAAACGTGCAGTAATTTTCACATGCATGGATACTCGTTTGGTTGAACTTTTACCTAAAGCATTAAATTTGCAAAATGGCGATGTGAAGATGGTTAAAAATGCAGGTGCTATTTTGAATGATCCTTATGACAGTACAATGAAAAGTATATTAGTAGCAATTCACGCCTTACAAGCAGACGAAGTATTTGTAATCGCACATCATGGTTGTGGAATGAATGGTTTCGATACGGACAGCTTCGTTGATTTAATGAAGGACAAAGGAATTGAACAAACAGCAATTGACAGTCTCGATAAAGAACCAAAAGAGTGGTTAACTGGTTTTGACGATGTTAGTGCATCAGTTGAGCAATCAGTGCGTATTATCGATAATCATCCATTGTTACCTGAAGAAGTGCCTGTACACGGTCTAATCATTGACCCAGCAACAGGGAAATTAGATTTAGTGAAAAAGGGATATTAACTAACAGAAAAGGCTTGGTTCGCACCAAGCCTTTTTACATGCTTACTTTTTATTTTACACTAAGGAACATTTCTCAGCGATGAAAGACTCTTTTTCAGTGTTTTCTCCGCTTTTTCTTTATAATTTATACTCCATAATCAAACTCATCAGGATGAGCGCCAATCCGTTTGTCTGCATTCATCCCTTTGATTTTTTGGATATCTTCATCTGATAATTCAAAATCAAAGATATTTACGTTTTCCTGTTGGCGCCCCTTATGAACAGACTTCGGAATCGTAATGATGCCACTTTGGAATTGCCAACGCACAATAATTTGGGAAGGCTTTTTATTATGCTTGGCAGCTAATTCCTGTAATACAGGATGATCAAAATAACGTGCCTTACCTAATGGAGCCCATGCTTCTACTTTAATATCGTGCTTTTCACAAAAATCTCTAACAGCTTGTTGTTGTAGTTGTGGGTGTAATTCAACTTGGTTCACTACTGGGGTGACTTCTGCTTCTTTTAACAGCTCCTCTAAATGGTGTGGTTCAAAGTTACTTACCCCAATTGCTTTTGCTTCGCCATCACGATATATTTCTTCAAGTGCTTTGTAAGTTTCCGTGAATTTTCCTGGTACTGGCCAGTGTACTAAGTATAAATCAACATAATCCATTTGTAGACGTTCTAAACTACGCTTAAATGCTGCTTTTGTTTCTTCATACCCTTGTTCATCATTCCATACTTTCGTGGTCACAAAAATTTCTTCACGAGGAATACCACTGTCAACAATCGCTTGCCCTACTCCCTCTTCATTTGCATAAAGGGAAGCAGTATCAATATGACGGTATCCTAATTCTAATGCTGAGCGTACTGCATGGTAGACCTCATCTCCTGGCTCTGCTTTGTATACGCCAAGCCCGACTGCTGGTATTTCTGTACCGTTGTTCAGTTTTAATGTTGTCGTTAAACTCATAATTAGAAACGCCTCCTTTTATTTATAAACCATTCACTTTCTATTTTAGTATCCTGTTGGAATTTTCCAAAATAACCTGCTTAATTTGCTTGTTTTTTAATGATTTCAATAACCTTTTCCTTCGCTTCACTGGAACGGTATTGATTCATTTTATCTTTTATTTCAAATTTTTCTTTTTTCAATTCCAATAGAGATCCTACCAATGAATCAGTTGATAAATCTTCTTCCTCTAAAACTCGCGCATACCCTTGCTTTTCAAAAGATTGGGCATTGACAATCTGGTCTCCTCGACTTGCTTGACGTGATAATGGAATCAACAACATTGGTTTATTTAGTGCCAAAAACTCAAAAATCGCATTGGCCCCCGCACGTGAGCAAACCAAATCTGTAATCGCAAGTAAATCTTTTAATTCATCTTGGACATATTCATATTGAACATATCCTTCTTGATCATAGGAATCATCGATATTTTCTTTTCCACAAATATGAATGACTTGAAATTGCCTTAACAGTTCTTCTAACCCTTCGCGGACTGCCTGATTAATCTTTTGCGAACCAGCACTCCCACCCATAATTAATAATACATTTTTCTTGTTGGTAAAACCGGTCATTCCAAAGCCTTTTTCTCTTTTTCCTGTAAAAAGCTCTTCACGAACAACTGCACCGATCCACTCTGCTTTTTGTTCAGGTAAGTATTTTACAGTCTCGGGAAAGGTTGCCAACACTTTTTTGGCAAAAGGAATCGCTAATTTATTAGCAAGACCTGGTGTATAGTCTGATTCATGAATAACGGCAGGGACACCTCTCATTCGTGCAGCCATTAATACAGGGACAGAGACAAATCCACCCTTCGAGAAAATAACAGCAGGCTTCTTTTTGCCAATAATTCGATGTGCTTGCCATGTTCCTTTTAATACTTTAAATGGATCCTTAAAATTCTCTTTGGAAAAATAGCGCCGCAGTTTCCCTGTGGAAATAGGGTGGTATGTCACCCCTTCTAATGGTTCAATTAAATCTTTTTCGATACCATTTGTCGAGCCAATATAATCAATGGTCCACCCCTCTTTTAAAAATTCAGGGATAATCGCCAAATTCACCATGACATGCCCTGCAGTACCACCACCGGTAAAAATGATTTGTTTAGTGGTCATAAATAAAACCGTCCTCTCTTTTAACAAAATATGTTATAATCCTTCTACTAATGTAAAAAAGGAAGAATAGATATGTATCAAGCAAAAACACTACGAGAAAAAATAAGACTCTTTATGATTATACTGATACCGATTCTAATCACGCAAGTAAGTATGTATGCAATGAACTTCTTTGATACGATTATGTCTGGTAGAGCGGGTGCTGCTGATTTAGCCGGAGTAGCAATCGGATCCAGTTTATGGGTGCCGGTACAAATGGCGGTAGTCGGTATTTTAATGGCAATGTCACCGATTGTTGCTCAGATGACAGGCGCAAAAGAAGAGGAGAAAATTCCTTTCACCGTACAACAAGGAATTTATTTATCGATTGGATTAGGGACTGTTGTTACAGTGATTGGTATTTTTCTGATAGATCCAATCTTATCATTAATGGATTTGGAAGACCGGGTACAACATGTTGCAAAATATTATATTATTACAATTGGATTAGGAATGATTCCACATTTTGTCTATAACTTATTGCGTTCATATATTGACGGTCTTGGACATACCAGAATTTCGATGGCGATTATTTTAATTTCACTGCCTTTAAATATTTTGTTTAATTACATCTTTATCTTCGGCAAATTGGGTTTCCCTGCTTTTGGCGGAATCGGTGCCGGTATTGCTTCCGCATTAACTTTTGTTGTCAATTTAATCTTATCAATATGGATTGTCCATTATGTACGTCCATTTCGTGGCCATCGGATTTTTCGTCAGTTCCTGAAACCTTCGTTGAAAGAATGGTTCAGTCAGTTGCGGATTGGACTCCCGATCGGCTTTTCAATCTTTTTTGAAGTGAGTATTTTTTCTGCGGTGACTTTTATGCTAAGTGTATATAGCACCAATACGATCGCCGCACACCAAGCAGCAATTAATTTCGCTTCGTTTTTATATATGATTCCATTGAGTATTGCCATGTCACTAACCATTGCAGTTGGCTTTGAAGTAGGTGCAAAACGGATCCACGATGCCAAAGCTTATTCCTATATGGGTATTATCTCAGGTGTAATAATCGCCTTTTTAGCTGGTGGTATCATTTATCTGTTGGACGATCAGGTTGCCCGGTTATATAGTGACCATCCAGAAGTAATTGAATTAACGAAACACTTCCTGTATTATGCGATATTCTTCCAGTTTGCTGATGCAGTTGGTGCACCTGTTCAAGGAATTTTACGCGGGTATAAAGATGTGAATATTACATTTTGGATGTCTCTGGTTTCCTACTGGTTAATTGGATTACCAAGCGGTTGGTTGTTTGCCAATTATACAAGCTTGGACGCGTTTGGATATTGGTTAGGATTAATCGTCGGACTTTCAGCTGGGGCAATCACCTTATTCGGACGAATGTATTACCTGCAAAACAAGTTAGCCAAATCAGTGTAAATTTCACTCGTAAAAAGGTGTAGCACCATTTAAGCTACACCTTTAAATTCATTACAATTAATCGTTCTTCTGTCATTTCCTCTATCGAATATTTCGGCCCTTCCTTACCGTTACCACTATCTTTCACACCACCATAAGGCATTAAGTCCACGCGATATTGTGAGCCGTCATTGATCATAAATCCACCAACTTCCACATGTTTAGCTGCGTAATAAGCAGTATCAATATTCTGTGTGAAAATACCACCCTGTAAGCCATAGTCTGACTGATTCATTTCAGTAATACACTGCTTTATGTCTGAAAAAGGTATGACACTTGCAACAGGTGCAAAGATTTCTTCACAAACTACACGCATTTCTGGTTTCACATCAGTCAGAATAGTTGGTTTCAATAGTGCTCCTTCTCTTTCCCCACCAATAAAGATATTAGCACCTTTTTCCACGGCTTCCTGAATCCATTCTTCCGCACGTTCTGCCTCATCTTCTGCAATCATTGGGCCAACATCTGTTTCTGGATCAGTCGGATCTCCGATTTTTAAATCAGCCATATATTCTTTCAATTTCTCTAAAAAGATTTCTTGAACTTCTTCATGAACATAAATTCGTTGTACGGAAATACATACTTGCCCGGCAAAGGCAAATGACTGCGCTGCGATTGTCTTTGCTGCTAATTCAACATCTGCTTCTTTATCGACAATCACGGGTGAGTTATTACCCAATTCTAAGATTAGCCGATTTAGTCCTGTCTCTTGTTTTAATTTTAAGCCTACTTTTGCGCTACCTGTAAACGAGTAAAGCGCGATTCGTTGATCTTTCATCATTTGGTTACCAACGGTTGAACCGGAACCTACGACAACTTGTAATAATCCTTTCGGAAGACCAGCTTGATCAAGAATTTCTGCTAATTTTAAAGCTGTGATCGGTGTTTTACTTGCTGGTTTCAAAACAACCGCATTGCCGGCAGCTAGGGCAGGTGCTACTTTATGCGATACTAGATTAAGTGGGAAATTAAATGGACTTATCGCACCTACAACTCCTACTGGCACTTTGATGGTAAAAGCCATCCTGTTTTCCGAACCTGGTGCTGCTTCAACCGGGACACCTTCACCATGGATTCGTTTCGCCTCTTCTGCTGCCACCAAAAAGGTTTGGGAAGAACGATCAATTTCAGCTCTTGCCTGTTTTAACGGTTTTCCAGCTTCTCGTGTAATGATCATTGCCAGTTCTTCTTTTTGATCAGAAATAAGCTGAGAAGCTTTAAGTAAAATTTGATAGCGTTCAAATGGTGAGAGTTTCTCTCGTTCAAAAGCTTTGGAAGCACTAGTAATCGCTTCATCCACAGACTCTTCACCCGCTTTGGCAACCCTTGCATAAACTTCCTGTGAATATTTATCTAACACATCTAATGTTTCATTAGTATCTATCCATTTTCCATCAATAAAAAGTTGAAACTGTTGCATTAGTTTAACACCTCTGCTTACTTAGATTTATGATTGTTATTCCACTTCCTTACTATTTTAAACGTTTGTTAGAAAAAAAAGAAGCCTCACACATTATGAGACTTCTCTTTCATTATTATTCTTCTGGATCATAAATAAAATAATCGAAATCAGCGTGTTTGTTTTGACCAGATGTGTCCTGACATTGCATACCGACGAATGCACCTGTAAAGAATCCTCCACCTTGGATATAATCGTCTGATAGCTTATATGATTCGAATTCAACCGGTACTGTATGCCAAGTTTCTCCGTCAAAGGAATAAGAGTACGTATAGACAGATGTTTTTACGTCCACACGTAAGTAAACATATTCGACATCCTCTGGAATTTCAATTTCGTTTCCTTTAATCGGCTGGTCGAATGTAGTATTATCACAAGTCATTAATTCCAGAATACGGCATTTTTCTTCATGCCATGTGATCTGAAATGAAGTCCAATTTTCAGTATTATAGTAATTCACCAAACCAGCAGAATGTTGGAAATCTTCCGGCTGAAATGCTACTTTTGTTTCTGCTCTGAAGTTAAAGTGTTGCCAACGTCTTGCGATAAACGATTGTGTAAATAAAGAAGTAAGTGATTCTCTACCATATAAGCGTAAATGACCAGGATTATCTTTTAAAGAAACAATATCTTCTCCTAATGGAATACGTAAACTTTGGAAATGAAGGTTTAATTCATCTGCATCAAAGTCATCTTTTGTCGGATAATCAGGATCCCATTTTACTTCTTCGATATCCGGTCCATCGATTTCTAATGAAGGCTGATTACCACCGACGACATATGGCCAATCTTCTTTCCACTCTACTCGTTGAATAGCTGTTTCACGACCTAATGGACAAAACCCGCGAGGATCTAATAAGGGTTGTTCTTCTCTCGGTAAAATACGGCCAGTTAAATGGACAAGGAACCATTCATCGGTATGTGTTTGTACAATGGAGGCGTGTCCTGCTTTTTGCAACGGATTTCTTGGATATGGCCATGACGTAATAAGTGGATTTTTCAGATGTACTTCATATGATCCGGTAAGTTCTTTCGAACGTGCAATGGTTGCACAGTGATCGAATTTCGTACCACCCTCAGCTGTTAATAGATAATAGTAGCCATTCCATTTATATAAGTGTGGTGCCTCTGTTAATTTAATATCAGTTCCCTTAAAAATAACTTGCGGTTTACCGACAAGCTTTTGTTGTTTATGATCATATTCCTGTAAGACAATTCCGTAGAAGTTATGATGTCCAACACGGTGGTCCCACTTCATGTTTACTAAGTATTTTTTACCGTCATCATCATGGAAAAGTGATGGATCAAATCCTGAGCTGTTTAGGTAAATTGGATCTGACCATTCCCCATCAATCGTGTCACAAGTTGCTAAATAGTTATGAGAATCTTTCCAGTTACCGTTTACAACTTTGACATCCGTGTAAATTAAGTAGAATTGACCATCTTGGTATGATAACTGTGGTGCCCAAATACCACCGGAGTTTGGGTTACCCTTCATATTTAATTGACTTAGTCTATTAAGTGGTCTGGATGCTAATCGCCAGTTTTTTAAATCCTTAGAATGGTAAATACCTACTCCAGGAAACCATTCAAAAGTTGAAACCGCGATATAATAGTCTTCCCCTACTCTACAAATGCTTGGATCTGGATTAAAACCTGTTAATATTGGATTTTGAATTGTAGCCATTGTTTCACCCCTACTTTATTTTGTAAACGTTTAATTTTTTACAATCAATAGTATAGCATAAAACGCACACAAAGTATAATGGATAAACTAAGTTTTTAGCAAATTTTCTGTACTTTTATAACTGAAGCAGAAAAAATGCGTATAACTCAAAGAATCAGTCCATTTTTAACCATGAAAAAAAGCCAGGCATGACCTGACTTTTTCTTTTTATAAGAATAGACCTGCCATTGTTGCAGATAGGATAGAACCTAATGTTGCACCGATCAGTAATTTCATACCGAATTTTGAAACGGATGCACCTTTTTCACTATCAATCCCTTGTACTGTACCTGCAATGATACCGATAGAAGAGAAGTTAGCGAAACTAGTTAGGAATACAGAAACAACCCCAACCGTTTTTTCCGATAATTGACCAATTAATGGCTCTAGTTCTAACATGGCTACGAATTCGTTTGTAATGATCTTCGTGCCCATAATACCACCTGCTTGGATTAATTCGCCTGGAGCAATACCCATTAAGAATCCAATTGGATATAGTACATAACCTAAAATTTCCTGTAACGTTATGCCAGCGAACACCGCTGCAATTGCCCAGTTTACTAATTCTAAAGCCGCAATAAAGGCGATTAACATGGCTGCTACGATTAAAGCAATTTTACCACCATCT encodes:
- a CDS encoding anti-sigma-I factor RsgI family protein gives rise to the protein MKKGLIVEHKSRYTIVMDKDGVFHKAIPMKEKEIGMETFYQLKESVWQSFFMGFKGIFKWKIVPMVLTCLLLLSPLYIWVADDKAYAVVSIDINPSLNITIDEQYQVLNVEPMNDDAEQLMDNLEVKNHTITSLTDEILDKVTLDSGTVADRPVLMAVSYYDEEQQDHHFEDELGSYYQQLGYQVAIYEVSKELRTQAETEHLSMNELTAQSLGTSVGSEVKQLSSENDTPKPSLDTEEKELIENFYNHNEQEQEEEAIQEEIEIDETEQEENVEDIEETNQGESKKEKNDPTVLPVNASERAKEQKTTNNDRKKDNHGQKVSEEAKKKKDDDGQKLSTEGKKKKQTQKKQKATSNKYKNQDNKNNTSKVNHNKKSNKKDKQKQNPGKGHNK
- the sigI gene encoding RNA polymerase sigma-I factor, yielding MIESQLIDREYRLEDQIELIQRGDEHLRNDIIKAYQPFIAKCVSEVCKRYIQKQNDEFSVGMIAFNEAIEMYSREKGSSFLAFAQVIIKRKVIDYIRKEQRQYMYPALNMHEEDELEESPLQISEAKKIFQLEEESWNRKQEIIELSEQLKKFKISFKELTEISPKHQDARESAVYAAKQLINDPNLKEYVLRKKRVPIKDLLKVVSVSKKTLERNRKYILAVFIILTGDYLYLREYLKGVDL
- a CDS encoding S1C family serine protease, whose product is MKHSDDKEWDIIDEDLYEEIDPEEMYELVEDERQKLKEKEKREANQKKKPLIPKWGIWLIAIAMFIQVITILPQTFSIPAIEFIQTSARLMQDDTVGQYREAVVVIEGEDNKGTGFAISEDGLIITNYHVIEDQPRITVAFREEGLYSGEVVETYPEIDLAVLEIEAENLPYLKVSDQNGTEQLKNVLFIGNPLRFNGIANEGDLIGKTQLSSWEKPVYMLDAPVYRGNSGSPVIDEQGEVIAVVFATQKNEMYGRVGLAVPIEYLKIYKQ
- a CDS encoding beta-class carbonic anhydrase, translated to MLLDEILDYNKKFVEEKGYEVYETDKFPNKRAVIFTCMDTRLVELLPKALNLQNGDVKMVKNAGAILNDPYDSTMKSILVAIHALQADEVFVIAHHGCGMNGFDTDSFVDLMKDKGIEQTAIDSLDKEPKEWLTGFDDVSASVEQSVRIIDNHPLLPEEVPVHGLIIDPATGKLDLVKKGY
- a CDS encoding aldo/keto reductase, with the translated sequence MSLTTTLKLNNGTEIPAVGLGVYKAEPGDEVYHAVRSALELGYRHIDTASLYANEEGVGQAIVDSGIPREEIFVTTKVWNDEQGYEETKAAFKRSLERLQMDYVDLYLVHWPVPGKFTETYKALEEIYRDGEAKAIGVSNFEPHHLEELLKEAEVTPVVNQVELHPQLQQQAVRDFCEKHDIKVEAWAPLGKARYFDHPVLQELAAKHNKKPSQIIVRWQFQSGIITIPKSVHKGRQQENVNIFDFELSDEDIQKIKGMNADKRIGAHPDEFDYGV
- a CDS encoding undecaprenyldiphospho-muramoylpentapeptide beta-N-acetylglucosaminyltransferase codes for the protein MTTKQIIFTGGGTAGHVMVNLAIIPEFLKEGWTIDYIGSTNGIEKDLIEPLEGVTYHPISTGKLRRYFSKENFKDPFKVLKGTWQAHRIIGKKKPAVIFSKGGFVSVPVLMAARMRGVPAVIHESDYTPGLANKLAIPFAKKVLATFPETVKYLPEQKAEWIGAVVREELFTGKREKGFGMTGFTNKKNVLLIMGGSAGSQKINQAVREGLEELLRQFQVIHICGKENIDDSYDQEGYVQYEYVQDELKDLLAITDLVCSRAGANAIFEFLALNKPMLLIPLSRQASRGDQIVNAQSFEKQGYARVLEEEDLSTDSLVGSLLELKKEKFEIKDKMNQYRSSEAKEKVIEIIKKQAN
- a CDS encoding MATE family efflux transporter, yielding MYQAKTLREKIRLFMIILIPILITQVSMYAMNFFDTIMSGRAGAADLAGVAIGSSLWVPVQMAVVGILMAMSPIVAQMTGAKEEEKIPFTVQQGIYLSIGLGTVVTVIGIFLIDPILSLMDLEDRVQHVAKYYIITIGLGMIPHFVYNLLRSYIDGLGHTRISMAIILISLPLNILFNYIFIFGKLGFPAFGGIGAGIASALTFVVNLILSIWIVHYVRPFRGHRIFRQFLKPSLKEWFSQLRIGLPIGFSIFFEVSIFSAVTFMLSVYSTNTIAAHQAAINFASFLYMIPLSIAMSLTIAVGFEVGAKRIHDAKAYSYMGIISGVIIAFLAGGIIYLLDDQVARLYSDHPEVIELTKHFLYYAIFFQFADAVGAPVQGILRGYKDVNITFWMSLVSYWLIGLPSGWLFANYTSLDAFGYWLGLIVGLSAGAITLFGRMYYLQNKLAKSV
- a CDS encoding aldehyde dehydrogenase family protein, producing the protein MQQFQLFIDGKWIDTNETLDVLDKYSQEVYARVAKAGEESVDEAITSASKAFEREKLSPFERYQILLKASQLISDQKEELAMIITREAGKPLKQARAEIDRSSQTFLVAAEEAKRIHGEGVPVEAAPGSENRMAFTIKVPVGVVGAISPFNFPLNLVSHKVAPALAAGNAVVLKPASKTPITALKLAEILDQAGLPKGLLQVVVGSGSTVGNQMMKDQRIALYSFTGSAKVGLKLKQETGLNRLILELGNNSPVIVDKEADVELAAKTIAAQSFAFAGQVCISVQRIYVHEEVQEIFLEKLKEYMADLKIGDPTDPETDVGPMIAEDEAERAEEWIQEAVEKGANIFIGGEREGALLKPTILTDVKPEMRVVCEEIFAPVASVIPFSDIKQCITEMNQSDYGLQGGIFTQNIDTAYYAAKHVEVGGFMINDGSQYRVDLMPYGGVKDSGNGKEGPKYSIEEMTEERLIVMNLKV
- a CDS encoding glycoside hydrolase family 43 protein codes for the protein MATIQNPILTGFNPDPSICRVGEDYYIAVSTFEWFPGVGIYHSKDLKNWRLASRPLNRLSQLNMKGNPNSGGIWAPQLSYQDGQFYLIYTDVKVVNGNWKDSHNYLATCDTIDGEWSDPIYLNSSGFDPSLFHDDDGKKYLVNMKWDHRVGHHNFYGIVLQEYDHKQQKLVGKPQVIFKGTDIKLTEAPHLYKWNGYYYLLTAEGGTKFDHCATIARSKELTGSYEVHLKNPLITSWPYPRNPLQKAGHASIVQTHTDEWFLVHLTGRILPREEQPLLDPRGFCPLGRETAIQRVEWKEDWPYVVGGNQPSLEIDGPDIEEVKWDPDYPTKDDFDADELNLHFQSLRIPLGEDIVSLKDNPGHLRLYGRESLTSLFTQSFIARRWQHFNFRAETKVAFQPEDFQHSAGLVNYYNTENWTSFQITWHEEKCRILELMTCDNTTFDQPIKGNEIEIPEDVEYVYLRVDVKTSVYTYSYSFDGETWHTVPVEFESYKLSDDYIQGGGFFTGAFVGMQCQDTSGQNKHADFDYFIYDPEE